The Euphorbia lathyris chromosome 2, ddEupLath1.1, whole genome shotgun sequence genome includes a window with the following:
- the LOC136218619 gene encoding polyadenylate-binding protein-interacting protein 9-like produces the protein MAAVAEINAEAAAAANNNNNNNDTKNLDSDVKPKSDSEFTVQKLVDMFTKLNPLAKEFFPSSFNAIKKTQGLFHQNDFPVPNKQSPDDNFPINRRRRNSYNQGKRRLNGRAYKAQREDSIRRTVYVSDIDQHVTEERLAGLFSSCGQVVDCRVCGDPHSVLRFAFVEFADDQGAREALNLGGTMLGYYPVRVLPSKTAILPVNPTFLPRSENEREMCSRTVYCTNIDKKVSQAEVKNFFESTCGEVTRLRLLGDHVHSTRIAFVEFAMAESAIVALNCSGMVLGTQPIRVSPSKTPVRPQVTRPTLLN, from the exons ATGGCTGCGGTTGCTGAGATCAACGCTGAGGCTGCAGCAGCTGCcaataacaataacaacaacaatgacACTAAGAATTTGGATTCCGATGTTAAGCCTAAATCGGATTCTGAATTCACTGTCCAAAAGCTTGTGGACATGTTCACAAAATTGAATCCTTTAGCCAAGGAATTTTTCCCTTCTTCTTTCAATGCAATTAAGAAGACCCAAGGCCTTTTCCATCAGAATGATTTTCCTGTGCCCAATAAGCAATCGCCCGATGATAATTTCCCCATTAATCGAAGG AGGAGAAACAGCTACAACCAGGGGAAAAGAAGGTTGAATGGTAGAGCATATAAAGCGCAACGAGAAGACAGTATTAGACGAACAGTATATGTTTCCGACATTGATCAGCAT GTAACTGAAGAGAGGCTTGCTGGCTTATTTAGTAGTTGTGGACAA GTTGTGGATTGCCGAGTCTGTGGAGATCCACATTCAGTTCTTCGTTTTGCTTTTGTGGAGTTCGCTGATGATC AAGGTGCTAGAGAAGCTTTAAACCTCGGTGGGACAATGCTAGGTTACTATCCAGTTAGAGTCTTACCTTCTAAAACTGCCATCCTCCCAGTGAATCCAACATTTCTCCCTAGG TCAGAAAATGAACGCGAGATGTGTAGCCGAACAGTATACTGTACAAATATTGATAAAAAG GTTTCTCAAGCTGAAGTGAAAAATTTCTTTGAATCAACATGTGGTGAG GTCACTCGCTTGAGGCTTTTGGGGGATCATGTGCATTCAACTCGTATAGCTTTTGTTGAATTTGCAATG GCAGAAAGTGCTATTGTTGCCCTGAATTGCAGTGGAATGGTTTTGGGAACACAACCCATCAG GGTAAGTCCATCGAAGACACCTGTGAGGCCTCAAGTTACTCGTCCAACTTTGCTTAACTAA